The following coding sequences are from one Prochlorococcus sp. MIT 1314 window:
- a CDS encoding ATP-dependent DNA helicase — translation MSNTITDIENFQYDHVFNLILGIFKFNESKYGNFVKDVIKILLEFEKNGETIIDIDNSLIIFQLLEDGWPNKHLEVLNDIGLIGALDSPFVLVDRKLSLAKWSGKIDRVINSFLEKIDTDILINSIIYEDDNKIDQIKNIFKYSNLVFLQGGPGTGKTTLIINLILELLLIDNFLNIGLSAPTGKATARLKESLNDKNNISFSKFLDQIEFQTLHRWILNSQNKSLKLKFKLKELDIFIIDEMSMVNIDLIESVLSLLAKDCKIILVGDKNQLSPVNNYSIWSYLFEYCDDSLIKSCVVNLNKIYRNIGDVALISSLIFNNDDSFLNQKIKELEKNNNSNEVNITKTREKNIPKHLLTSIRSHLNKLNYSTSNLSKKKYMFDEGIENLMLKEKDLVDKIFLDLQSHLILCEKNTGIWSVEYLNEVVFGQKKPYDLKTLNEGVPIMCTKNNNELGLTNGDIGVLVGLKNERKYLFRKFNDKNEEIFELIDPSNLENVVPAIAITIHKSQGSESEKVSILWSQKYRRNQYSVKKQEDSENIFCRDNFERRMLYTAVTRAKKFLDIYYLN, via the coding sequence ATGAGTAACACAATTACTGATATTGAGAATTTCCAATATGATCATGTATTTAATTTAATCTTAGGTATTTTCAAATTTAATGAAAGTAAATATGGAAATTTCGTAAAAGATGTAATAAAGATCTTATTAGAGTTTGAAAAAAACGGTGAAACTATTATTGATATAGATAATAGTTTAATAATCTTTCAATTATTAGAAGATGGCTGGCCCAATAAACATTTAGAAGTACTAAATGATATAGGCTTAATAGGTGCCCTTGATTCTCCATTCGTATTAGTTGATAGAAAATTATCCCTTGCAAAATGGTCAGGAAAGATAGATAGAGTTATTAATTCCTTTTTAGAAAAAATAGATACTGATATTTTGATAAATTCGATAATTTATGAAGATGATAATAAAATTGATCAAATTAAAAATATATTTAAATATTCAAACTTAGTTTTCCTCCAAGGAGGACCAGGAACAGGTAAAACAACTTTAATAATAAATTTAATATTAGAACTACTGCTTATTGATAACTTTTTAAATATTGGTTTGTCTGCTCCAACAGGGAAAGCTACCGCTAGACTAAAAGAATCTCTTAATGATAAAAATAATATTTCCTTTAGTAAATTTCTAGATCAAATAGAATTTCAAACTTTACATAGATGGATTTTAAATTCTCAAAATAAATCTCTTAAGTTGAAATTTAAACTAAAAGAACTAGATATTTTCATAATTGATGAAATGTCAATGGTAAATATAGATTTGATTGAATCAGTTTTAAGTTTATTAGCAAAGGATTGCAAAATTATTTTAGTTGGAGATAAAAATCAATTATCCCCAGTAAATAACTATTCTATTTGGAGTTATTTGTTTGAATATTGTGATGATAGTTTAATTAAATCTTGTGTAGTAAATTTAAACAAGATTTATAGAAATATTGGAGATGTAGCATTAATTAGTAGTTTAATATTTAATAATGATGATTCTTTTCTTAACCAAAAGATTAAAGAATTAGAAAAAAATAATAACTCAAATGAAGTTAATATAACAAAAACTAGAGAAAAAAATATTCCAAAACATCTTTTAACTTCAATTAGAAGTCATCTAAATAAGTTAAATTATTCAACTTCAAATTTAAGTAAAAAAAAATATATGTTTGATGAGGGTATTGAAAATCTAATGCTTAAAGAAAAAGATCTAGTAGATAAGATATTTCTAGATTTGCAAAGTCACTTGATTTTATGTGAGAAAAATACTGGAATATGGAGTGTTGAATATTTGAATGAAGTTGTTTTTGGTCAGAAAAAGCCTTATGACCTTAAGACTCTCAACGAAGGTGTTCCGATCATGTGTACAAAAAATAATAATGAACTTGGATTAACAAACGGAGATATCGGCGTCCTTGTTGGGTTAAAAAATGAAAGAAAATATCTTTTTAGAAAATTCAATGATAAAAACGAAGAAATTTTTGAATTAATTGATCCATCTAATTTAGAAAATGTTGTGCCTGCAATAGCTATTACCATTCATAAATCTCAAGGAAGTGAATCTGAAAAAGTTAGCATTTTGTGGTCCCAAAAATATAGAAGAAATCAATATTCTGTAAAAAAACAAGAAGATAGTGAAAATATCTTTTGCAGAGATAATTTTGAAAGAAGGATGCTTTACACTGCAGTTACAAGAGCAAAGAAATTTCTAGATATATATTATTTAAATTAA
- a CDS encoding UvrD-helicase domain-containing protein, whose protein sequence is MDINQIKLDNKFKLLEASAGTGKSFTLAHIVLRNVLEKKIKPEELLLLSFTKNTCSELRDKILSRFKNLKLFLQNHNGTEIDNTLNDWYLKFKEKENSKEKIIYEIDNFINEIYKLKVITFHSFCNNIMDEYSIEIGLNQDPCIENNIDNFYKDVIDNLWIEDFLNLHPKLISAVSKKKISSRFGIRLNKSFFVEILKNIDHENICNIQIINKYKNIDINSYLKEFLYFNWNEFCLEWNKKGNELFLELIELGNLIKDCGGKSQIYAAKPRNDKFNQIIYWIDDINKRLNSNNVIDLLYDISNDNDLLFKYFYKENISKEIKKHNLKLDFSKFNLLQDKIYKIKEGLYTEFVRIFTQKAYLKLIELKKSSSIFNFNDLIKTVENTYLDSDVCNKSTLLQIQNRFKCVLVDEFQDTDKIQWNLIKKFFNTKNHFLLCVGDPKQAIYKFRGGDIETYLDARSNAIEVFSLTDNYRSSKRLLDVINKLYKNGLKESKLNYRKLTSRINQNVNSEFEFKDVFEIVDFSKKEIVLEDLVTSYIVNFILNNKEIDINKIAILTLNNSQCLDLKNKLIQFNIPSKIQNKQNIFDTEASNLLLIFIDCLLNPRLYKNITLLAASKFIEIDLEELVDDGITNKLEILINKCINWSEGIKEKGFLNIVNELLINYKSSSIIRDSDLKSNLFQLSEIIEKELINNDFNLNKVFNWYKNQLDHSLRICTGEEFLKKDYSLQNGINLTTIHSSKGLEFDVVLCPYLSFISNKSNKIKGPIWRSNFDRNIYINISNNYGKVEKFKLTEQSDLFKESERLIYVALTRSKYKLIVFNDLEDINNILNNDLLSNLEDINIYKSNFEERIEKEKIKEIFDKFQIKGLNNNPWKIEKVNKKISKKFTSDQLISYSSYSSWIRKDKKTDATINQYKDYEDNISIININQDSNFNKSNNYPDYFSYPNPLSEFPKGTIAGTCLHKIIEKFEFRNDNNQGLIELIIEELNFHQIDTSLAFKVKDAILRIINISLGSKLQNKKLVDIPNEQLLKEVKYDLTLSYEGRNLNAHDISKCFLLDQEYEFGEEYANKVSDLQIMNKGFHSGCIDAVFPVGNTLKDSKWWVIDWKSNFICGSDNSDCLPRNYNYENMRNEMIKHHYPLQSHLYLLALHRLLKWRFKNYQPHLHLGGYIYLFLKGLPDFELFEKSNSKNISPGVFISNAPLNRINYLDNLF, encoded by the coding sequence ATGGATATTAATCAAATCAAATTAGATAATAAGTTTAAATTATTAGAAGCAAGTGCAGGAACTGGCAAAAGTTTTACTTTGGCGCACATAGTTTTAAGAAATGTTTTAGAGAAAAAAATTAAACCAGAGGAGTTACTCTTATTAAGTTTTACAAAAAACACTTGTTCTGAATTACGAGACAAAATACTTTCAAGATTTAAGAATTTAAAATTATTTTTGCAAAATCATAATGGAACTGAAATAGATAATACTCTTAATGATTGGTATTTAAAATTTAAGGAGAAGGAAAATTCTAAGGAAAAAATTATATATGAAATTGATAATTTTATTAATGAAATTTATAAATTAAAAGTAATTACATTCCATTCTTTTTGCAATAATATTATGGATGAATATAGTATAGAGATTGGTTTAAATCAAGATCCATGCATTGAGAATAATATAGATAATTTTTATAAAGATGTAATAGATAATTTGTGGATCGAAGATTTTCTAAATCTTCATCCAAAACTAATTTCAGCGGTCAGCAAAAAAAAAATAAGTTCTAGATTTGGAATTAGACTCAATAAATCATTTTTTGTAGAAATTTTAAAAAATATAGATCATGAAAATATTTGCAATATTCAAATAATTAATAAATATAAGAATATTGATATAAATAGTTATTTAAAAGAGTTTTTGTATTTTAATTGGAATGAGTTTTGTTTGGAATGGAATAAGAAAGGAAATGAATTATTTTTGGAACTTATTGAGTTGGGAAATTTAATTAAGGACTGTGGAGGTAAAAGTCAAATATACGCAGCAAAACCAAGAAATGATAAGTTTAATCAAATCATTTATTGGATTGATGATATTAATAAAAGGCTTAATTCAAATAATGTGATTGATCTTCTATATGATATTTCTAATGATAATGATCTTTTATTTAAATATTTTTATAAAGAAAATATATCTAAAGAAATTAAAAAACATAATCTAAAATTAGATTTTAGTAAATTTAATCTACTACAAGATAAAATTTATAAAATAAAAGAAGGGTTATATACCGAATTTGTAAGAATATTTACCCAAAAAGCTTATTTGAAATTAATTGAATTAAAGAAAAGTTCTTCAATTTTTAATTTCAATGATCTTATAAAAACTGTTGAAAATACATATCTAGATTCAGATGTATGTAATAAAAGTACTCTATTGCAAATTCAAAATCGATTTAAATGTGTCTTAGTAGATGAGTTCCAAGATACAGATAAAATTCAGTGGAATTTAATAAAAAAGTTTTTTAATACAAAAAATCATTTTTTACTTTGTGTAGGTGATCCAAAACAAGCTATCTACAAATTTAGGGGAGGAGATATTGAAACTTACTTAGATGCAAGGTCTAATGCAATCGAAGTATTTAGTCTCACAGATAACTATAGATCCTCTAAAAGATTACTAGATGTTATTAATAAACTTTATAAGAATGGACTTAAAGAATCAAAACTAAACTATAGGAAATTAACCTCCAGAATTAATCAAAATGTTAATTCTGAATTTGAATTTAAGGATGTATTTGAAATTGTAGATTTTTCAAAAAAAGAGATTGTTTTAGAGGATCTTGTAACTAGTTATATAGTTAATTTTATTTTAAATAATAAAGAAATTGATATTAATAAGATTGCGATTCTTACATTAAATAATTCGCAATGCTTAGATCTGAAAAATAAATTAATTCAGTTTAATATTCCATCCAAAATTCAAAATAAACAAAATATTTTTGATACAGAAGCAAGTAATCTATTATTAATCTTCATTGACTGTTTATTGAATCCTAGGCTTTATAAAAATATAACTTTGTTGGCTGCTTCAAAATTTATAGAAATTGATTTAGAAGAATTAGTTGATGATGGAATTACTAATAAGTTAGAAATTTTGATTAATAAATGTATTAATTGGTCGGAGGGAATTAAAGAAAAAGGATTTCTAAATATTGTTAATGAACTTCTTATAAATTATAAGTCATCCTCGATTATTCGAGATTCAGATTTAAAATCAAATTTATTTCAACTTTCAGAAATTATTGAAAAAGAATTAATCAATAATGATTTTAATCTTAATAAAGTTTTTAACTGGTACAAAAATCAGTTAGATCATTCTTTAAGAATTTGTACTGGGGAAGAATTTTTAAAGAAAGATTATAGCCTTCAAAATGGAATTAATCTTACTACTATCCATAGTAGTAAGGGTCTTGAATTTGACGTAGTTTTATGTCCCTATCTCTCATTTATTTCTAATAAATCCAATAAAATCAAAGGACCTATTTGGAGATCAAATTTTGATAGAAATATATATATTAATATTTCTAATAATTACGGTAAGGTTGAAAAATTTAAATTAACAGAACAATCAGATTTATTTAAAGAGAGTGAGAGGTTAATTTATGTAGCCCTTACAAGGAGCAAATATAAGCTTATAGTTTTTAATGATTTAGAAGATATAAATAATATCTTAAATAATGATTTACTTTCGAATTTGGAAGATATTAATATTTATAAATCTAATTTTGAAGAAAGGATAGAGAAAGAGAAAATTAAAGAAATTTTTGATAAGTTCCAAATTAAGGGATTGAATAATAATCCTTGGAAAATAGAAAAAGTTAATAAGAAAATATCTAAAAAATTTACCTCTGATCAATTGATTTCTTATTCAAGTTATTCTTCATGGATACGTAAAGATAAAAAAACTGATGCAACCATTAATCAATATAAGGACTATGAAGATAATATCTCAATTATCAATATAAACCAAGATTCTAATTTCAATAAATCAAATAATTATCCTGATTATTTTTCTTATCCAAATCCCTTAAGTGAATTTCCGAAAGGAACTATTGCTGGGACTTGTTTGCATAAAATAATAGAAAAATTTGAATTTAGAAACGATAATAATCAAGGATTAATAGAATTAATTATTGAGGAATTGAACTTTCATCAAATAGATACTTCTTTAGCTTTTAAAGTAAAAGATGCGATTTTAAGAATTATAAATATATCTTTAGGAAGTAAATTACAAAACAAGAAACTAGTTGATATTCCAAATGAGCAACTACTTAAAGAGGTTAAATATGATTTGACTTTGTCTTACGAAGGTAGAAATTTAAATGCTCATGATATATCAAAATGCTTTCTTTTAGATCAGGAATATGAATTTGGTGAAGAATATGCAAACAAAGTAAGTGATCTACAAATTATGAATAAAGGCTTTCATTCAGGATGTATTGACGCTGTTTTTCCAGTAGGTAATACATTAAAAGATAGTAAATGGTGGGTCATTGATTGGAAAAGTAATTTTATTTGTGGAAGTGATAACAGTGATTGTTTACCGAGAAACTATAACTATGAAAATATGAGAAATGAAATGATTAAACACCATTACCCCTTGCAATCTCATCTTTATTTATTAGCATTACACAGATTATTAAAGTGGAGATTTAAAAATTATCAACCACATCTACATCTAGGAGGATATATTTATTTGTTTTTAAAGGGATTGCCAGATTTTGAATTGTTTGAAAAATCAAATTCGAAAAATATATCTCCTGGAGTTTTTATTAGCAATGCACCTTTAAACAGAATTAATTATTTAGATAACCTTTTTTAG
- a CDS encoding methyltransferase family protein, translating into MTKFQLKVFFKSSYELILVCFQFFIISLHFFQWELLPKKQIMQVSPIFYLIGILIIIIAFIIILFAIKDLGRNLSPFPRPINNGKLVTKGIYRFTRHPIYYSLIFISLGVFIINLSIYYLCLLISLCFIITLKIFLEEQYLNNKFKNYLLYKKEVKY; encoded by the coding sequence ATGACTAAATTTCAGTTGAAAGTTTTTTTTAAATCTTCCTATGAACTAATACTTGTTTGTTTTCAGTTTTTTATTATTAGTCTCCATTTTTTTCAATGGGAATTACTTCCAAAAAAACAAATAATGCAAGTTAGTCCTATATTTTATTTAATTGGGATTTTAATTATCATAATCGCTTTCATAATAATATTATTCGCAATTAAAGACTTAGGTAGAAATTTATCCCCTTTCCCAAGACCTATAAATAATGGCAAGCTGGTTACTAAAGGTATTTATCGATTTACGCGTCATCCTATTTATTATTCTTTAATATTTATTTCATTAGGCGTTTTTATAATAAATCTATCTATTTATTATTTATGTTTATTAATAAGTTTGTGTTTTATAATTACACTCAAGATTTTCTTAGAAGAACAATATTTAAACAATAAATTTAAAAATTATTTACTTTATAAAAAAGAGGTCAAATATTAA
- a CDS encoding exodeoxyribonuclease V subunit gamma — MLNIYKSNKIEVISELLAEELKISPPFITEKLEIAVPNYFFGKWLREQITIKNQISALYELKTISSYTESLLTNFFPEIDMGLWNFESIKWGIIDSLEELNSFKESLPLSNWIKKYLKNKKTIDGDIYNLTTKITKNFIDYLIFRPEMIAEWNRYEINSLNLFKNLNSNQFWQPILYKLLEKKISEKPSCLYMMDLINNLKKFKKLQIKIPNQIYIISDNNLSKLHINFYSELSKFTKVNLYLLSVGDDLWNRINCLEGELDFGSFETKFNLNNTNIEKIFAKFGANFQKLIEENIYTDDINLKNNSIYIDPTINFYNKTDIPLLNQIQKRLIDNNNNDFIVKENDDSIILVENSNQLSQIEYLRNKIIEILNSSEDIKYSDIAVLSPITSQIKPYLRYIFNNELINGEKVPYFFIDEDNEDFSHIYKFLIDITEIADSKITVEKIDYLLSKEFTQNIFNFNITEKDEIILLLSQVGFHWGLDANERLGEEENTLDWCINRITLGLIYDKEDNLRTFNLKPFSPKNISLDLNKWLKILLKLKKYINLLRGSFNFLSWVEKIKFIIKNIADFNANFNLEISEINRILDNQAIPLIPDDLIKLNVFREILISYINNVRYQNQSRNNKILVSDIERARHIPHKVIFLLDMNSVYYPKLSKNENINLLNNKYHLGDPSVFEREKYFFLELLISCRDKIIVTWVKNDKDNKNLDVSSPIKELIYFFDGFLSKGQRELIIKNYDLNKKEFVDLDSSKIIKSNYSLINNIDWKEEKYDIKNYKLSELIYWFKTPQKYWLNKINISPKGIFVHHPDDEHVSNFQKSRLITKVIQQLEIDNHNIIDDLKNLNINDQFIENGIITPKNSILTKEKEIKDLIGSLSEQLSLDNKINRIYVKLNSNKEEYFIADNTVIELIHAKLSLSHLTEAWIKLLFISSLKKNIKKSKIIFRTENQYKSQILESPGAIDSKLILDEYLNLFKNYSEKCLPLPPESTYKYVEAKIKLRNEKKAFSDRWIGNKTFSKGERDNIEMKMCFGDKKEPDFFFGNTNFDKLSFRLYGPLIEALKK, encoded by the coding sequence TTGCTCAATATTTACAAGTCAAACAAAATTGAAGTAATTAGTGAGCTTTTAGCAGAAGAACTAAAAATATCTCCTCCTTTTATAACTGAGAAACTAGAAATAGCTGTACCCAATTATTTTTTTGGTAAGTGGTTACGTGAACAAATAACTATAAAAAATCAAATAAGTGCTCTATATGAATTAAAGACAATATCAAGTTATACAGAGTCATTATTAACAAATTTTTTCCCTGAGATTGATATGGGCTTATGGAATTTCGAGTCAATTAAATGGGGGATTATAGATTCCTTAGAAGAATTAAATAGCTTTAAAGAATCATTGCCACTTAGCAATTGGATAAAAAAATATTTGAAAAATAAAAAGACAATTGATGGAGATATTTATAATCTGACAACAAAGATAACGAAGAACTTTATTGATTATCTTATATTTAGACCTGAAATGATTGCTGAATGGAATAGATATGAAATTAATTCACTAAATCTTTTTAAAAATTTAAATTCGAATCAATTTTGGCAACCTATCTTATATAAATTATTAGAGAAAAAGATATCTGAAAAACCTTCATGTTTATACATGATGGATTTAATTAATAATTTAAAAAAATTTAAAAAATTACAAATTAAGATACCAAATCAAATTTATATTATTTCGGATAATAATTTATCAAAACTGCATATTAATTTTTATTCTGAACTTTCAAAATTTACTAAGGTGAATTTATATCTTTTATCTGTAGGAGATGATTTATGGAATAGAATAAATTGTCTTGAGGGCGAGTTGGATTTTGGTAGTTTTGAGACTAAATTCAATTTAAATAATACAAATATTGAAAAAATATTTGCTAAATTTGGAGCTAATTTCCAGAAATTAATTGAGGAAAATATTTATACCGATGATATAAATTTAAAAAATAATTCAATATATATTGATCCAACAATTAATTTTTATAATAAGACAGATATCCCCTTGCTTAATCAAATACAAAAAAGACTAATTGATAATAATAATAATGATTTTATAGTAAAGGAAAATGATGATTCAATAATACTTGTTGAGAATTCTAATCAACTAAGTCAAATAGAATATTTAAGAAATAAAATCATAGAAATACTAAATTCTTCTGAGGATATTAAATATAGTGATATTGCTGTTTTATCTCCCATTACTAGTCAAATTAAACCTTATCTAAGATATATCTTTAATAATGAGTTAATTAATGGTGAAAAGGTACCTTATTTTTTTATAGATGAGGATAATGAAGATTTTTCGCATATATATAAATTTTTAATTGATATTACTGAGATAGCAGATTCGAAAATTACAGTTGAAAAAATAGATTATCTTCTTTCTAAAGAATTTACTCAGAATATTTTTAATTTTAATATAACTGAGAAGGATGAAATTATTTTGTTACTTAGTCAAGTAGGTTTTCATTGGGGTTTAGATGCTAATGAAAGATTAGGAGAAGAAGAAAATACTCTAGATTGGTGCATAAATAGAATTACTTTAGGACTTATTTATGATAAAGAAGACAACTTAAGGACTTTCAATCTAAAACCATTTAGCCCAAAAAATATAAGTTTGGATTTGAATAAATGGCTTAAAATATTACTTAAGTTGAAAAAATATATTAATTTGCTAAGGGGTTCATTTAATTTCTTAAGTTGGGTTGAAAAGATAAAGTTTATAATTAAAAATATTGCTGATTTTAATGCGAATTTTAATTTAGAAATTAGTGAAATAAATAGAATACTTGATAATCAAGCAATACCCTTAATACCTGATGACCTAATAAAGTTAAATGTTTTCAGAGAGATATTAATTTCTTATATTAATAATGTTAGATATCAAAATCAATCACGTAACAATAAAATTCTGGTAAGTGATATTGAGAGGGCCAGGCACATTCCACATAAGGTTATCTTTCTATTAGACATGAATAGTGTTTATTATCCAAAATTATCAAAGAATGAAAATATTAATTTATTGAATAATAAATACCATTTAGGAGATCCCTCAGTTTTTGAAAGAGAGAAATATTTTTTTCTAGAGTTGTTAATTTCTTGTAGAGATAAAATTATAGTAACTTGGGTAAAGAATGATAAAGACAATAAAAATTTAGATGTTTCTTCTCCTATAAAAGAGTTAATTTATTTTTTTGATGGTTTTTTAAGCAAAGGCCAAAGAGAATTAATAATCAAAAATTATGATTTAAATAAAAAAGAGTTTGTTGATCTTGATAGTAGTAAAATTATTAAAAGTAATTATTCTTTAATAAACAATATAGATTGGAAAGAAGAAAAATATGATATTAAAAATTATAAATTATCAGAATTAATTTATTGGTTCAAAACACCACAAAAATATTGGCTTAATAAAATAAATATTTCTCCCAAGGGAATATTTGTGCATCATCCAGATGATGAGCATGTAAGTAATTTTCAAAAGTCGCGGTTAATAACTAAAGTAATTCAGCAATTAGAGATTGATAACCATAATATTATTGATGATTTAAAAAATTTGAATATTAATGATCAATTTATTGAAAATGGAATTATTACTCCCAAAAATAGTATTCTTACAAAAGAAAAAGAAATTAAAGATTTAATAGGAAGTCTATCTGAACAGTTGAGTCTTGATAACAAAATTAATAGAATTTACGTTAAATTAAATTCAAATAAAGAAGAATATTTTATTGCTGATAACACAGTTATTGAATTAATTCATGCGAAACTAAGTTTAAGTCATTTGACAGAAGCTTGGATAAAATTACTCTTTATTTCTTCTTTAAAGAAAAATATAAAAAAGAGTAAAATTATTTTTAGAACAGAAAATCAATATAAATCTCAAATTCTTGAATCCCCTGGAGCAATAGACTCAAAATTAATATTAGATGAATATTTAAATCTTTTTAAGAATTATTCGGAAAAATGTTTGCCTCTACCTCCAGAAAGCACTTATAAATACGTAGAAGCAAAAATAAAATTAAGAAATGAGAAAAAAGCTTTTTCAGATAGATGGATTGGTAATAAAACGTTTTCTAAAGGAGAAAGAGATAATATCGAAATGAAAATGTGTTTTGGAGATAAAAAAGAACCAGATTTCTTTTTTGGAAATACTAATTTTGATAAATTATCATTCAGATTATATGGGCCTCTAATTGAAGCATTAAAGAAATAA
- a CDS encoding MgPME-cyclase complex family protein, with translation MTTYYFVAASEKFLTVEEPLEEILKERVRNYKENNKEIDFWLLKNPSFLQTTQFVDLKSKIPSPPAVVLSTDKKFITFLKLRLEFVAVGEFELPNAEITDPFKVE, from the coding sequence ATGACAACATATTATTTTGTGGCCGCAAGTGAAAAGTTTTTAACAGTTGAAGAACCACTTGAAGAAATTTTGAAAGAGAGGGTGAGGAATTATAAAGAAAACAATAAAGAAATAGATTTTTGGCTTTTAAAAAATCCCTCTTTTTTACAAACTACTCAATTTGTTGATCTAAAATCAAAGATCCCCTCCCCTCCAGCGGTTGTCTTGTCAACGGATAAAAAATTTATAACTTTCTTAAAGCTTCGCTTAGAGTTTGTTGCTGTGGGAGAATTCGAACTTCCTAATGCAGAAATAACTGATCCATTTAAAGTTGAATAA
- a CDS encoding pyridoxine 5'-phosphate synthase: MATLGVNIDHIANVRQARKTVEPDPVQFAFLAELGGADSITVHLREDRRHIQDRDVFLLKETIKTKLNLEMAATEEMLVIAQKLHPDYVTLVPEKRQEVTTEGGLDVKSNFKYLKNFVENLKNSNIEVSAFIEPLSEQINFSKEIGFKFIELHTGKYAELSGRDQYIELQRIIESTHEANDLGLVVNAGHGLNYNNVKKIASINNMNELNIGHSIVARALAVGLEKSVREMKSLITLN, translated from the coding sequence ATGGCTACTTTAGGAGTAAACATTGACCATATCGCTAATGTAAGGCAGGCTAGGAAAACTGTAGAGCCTGACCCTGTTCAATTTGCTTTTTTGGCTGAATTAGGAGGCGCAGATTCAATAACAGTTCATTTAAGAGAGGATAGAAGGCACATACAAGATCGAGATGTATTTCTTTTGAAAGAAACCATAAAAACAAAACTCAATTTAGAGATGGCTGCTACAGAAGAAATGTTAGTAATTGCCCAAAAACTTCATCCGGATTATGTAACACTTGTACCAGAGAAAAGACAGGAGGTGACTACTGAAGGCGGGTTGGATGTAAAAAGTAATTTTAAATATCTTAAGAATTTTGTTGAAAATTTAAAAAATTCAAATATTGAAGTAAGTGCATTTATTGAACCCCTTAGTGAGCAGATAAACTTTTCTAAGGAAATAGGGTTTAAGTTTATAGAATTACATACTGGTAAATATGCCGAACTATCCGGTCGTGATCAATATATAGAGCTTCAGAGGATTATAGAGTCTACACATGAAGCAAATGACCTTGGATTAGTGGTTAATGCTGGACATGGACTTAACTACAATAATGTTAAAAAAATTGCATCAATTAACAATATGAACGAGTTAAACATAGGTCATAGTATTGTTGCAAGGGCTTTAGCGGTAGGATTAGAAAAGTCTGTTCGTGAAATGAAGTCACTTATTACATTAAATTAA
- a CDS encoding lysophospholipid acyltransferase family protein has product MVLTQDIVIKVFFSEIKIKNRNFSIPKNSSIILAPTHRSRWDGLVLTKAMGRRITSKDCRFMVTKPEMKGIQGWFLKRLGCFSINQLSPSLSILRYAVNLIVKKNQLVVFPEGKINKYGKKLILKEGLYRLALLASKKTTSIFIIPIGIAYSQVPPRIRGKVSLCFGEPLLVNKSQNLSIKKFNEILNKRMHNAEKIALKNVGR; this is encoded by the coding sequence ATGGTTCTTACACAAGACATTGTAATAAAGGTTTTTTTTAGTGAAATAAAAATAAAAAATAGAAATTTTTCAATACCAAAAAATTCTTCAATTATTTTAGCCCCAACCCATAGATCAAGATGGGATGGATTGGTCCTTACTAAGGCAATGGGCAGAAGGATAACTAGTAAAGATTGTAGATTTATGGTTACAAAACCCGAAATGAAAGGAATCCAAGGTTGGTTTTTAAAAAGACTTGGTTGTTTTTCAATAAATCAGTTGTCTCCTTCTCTTTCAATATTAAGATATGCTGTAAATCTAATAGTTAAAAAAAATCAGCTAGTAGTTTTCCCTGAAGGCAAAATAAACAAATATGGCAAAAAATTAATTCTTAAAGAGGGTTTATATAGATTGGCCCTATTGGCCTCAAAAAAAACAACCTCAATATTTATAATTCCAATAGGAATTGCTTATAGCCAAGTTCCTCCAAGAATTAGAGGTAAAGTTTCTTTATGCTTTGGAGAACCTTTATTAGTAAATAAAAGTCAAAATTTATCAATTAAAAAATTTAATGAAATTTTGAACAAAAGAATGCACAACGCTGAAAAAATTGCTTTAAAAAATGTAGGTCGATAA
- a CDS encoding BolA family protein → MITKSKVISLITNKLPDSQVKVDNLKGNDHLQVTVISSKFNGLSLVKQHQLVYSALKEELASEAIHALALKTETPS, encoded by the coding sequence ATGATTACTAAATCAAAAGTCATCAGCTTAATAACTAACAAATTACCAGATTCTCAAGTAAAAGTTGATAATCTTAAGGGAAACGATCATTTGCAAGTTACGGTAATTTCATCTAAGTTCAATGGATTATCATTAGTTAAACAACATCAGCTAGTTTATTCTGCCCTTAAAGAAGAATTAGCCTCAGAGGCTATTCATGCACTAGCTCTAAAAACAGAAACCCCAAGTTAA